cattcactctgttgtccttgaagcacattttaactaatttggcaatatgcttagggtcatggtctgtttggaagaccaaTTTGTGGCCAGTTTTAAtctcctggctgatgtcttaagatgttgctttagtatttctacataatgttctttcttcgtGATTCCATCTATGCTGTGaggtggaccagtccctcctgcagcaaaacagttCCACAACCTGGCCCCATACTTCatagttgggatggtgttcctaagcTTGTAAGTTTTCCCCTTTGTCCTTCAAATGTAACACTAGTCATTATGGCCAAAGAgtttagttccatcagaccacaggaaatgtctccaaaaaatatttttcccAGTATAAttaagcaaattgtaatctggctacTTTTTTGATTCTGGTTTGTTGATTTTCCAATGTTGTCAcgaaaggaagcagtgtgtttgaggttttccttaaatactattctacagttgtgcctccaattaactcaaacgttgtcaattagccaatcagaaacttccaaaaccttgacaccatcatctgaacTTTTTcaaaggcataataatcttactgtatgtaaacttgactttgaAGAAAagttataaatttaaaaaaaaaaaaaaaatctctctcattattctgcttacgcataacagaaacaaatgtgataatcctaacttacctaaaagagaaaaagtttattcacattaacatctgacctttttttaatggttatgtgcctttttatacaatgtatgtaaacttctagTTTCAACTGTATTTGGGGGAAttcatcatatttaaataaatagattctacagataaatgtatttattagagGTTTTTATAGCCTTTTTGTTTCTTGTACTGGAGGTAaaagaattataaaatattttaaaatgaaaggaGGGAGTAACAGACATTAcctttgttttgtcttttgtatGTGAAacttagaagaaaaaatatcaactTCAAAGCATTATCAAGTGTATCATAGCCAGTTTTACAATTCAAAAAACAATCATGCATTcataaaaagttaattattttggGGGATTGTTTCACTAGTGAGTAGGAGTAAACGGGAATGGGTTTTAAGAGTCTTTTTAGTGATGGTACCACAAGGGGGCACTCACTGGAGgggatggactttttttttttttttttttttttgtaatttgcatGAATCCAGACTTTAGTTTTATGGAACTAATGTAAATGTCTTTTACTTTAAAGCCAGTTTTAGGCTACATTTACACAAAGATTTTCTCAAAAGCCGAAAAGTTTTCCCTTGcataggcctgtcacgatatgcatttttttttctcatccaATACATTGCACTGAAATATAATGCAATAAAcaatattactgtcattttaacaCAACTCATTTTATAATGCAATAATGACAATACAATAACATCGtaaagtacactcttccaaagaacacataatattttattataaagaatatttatagtaattttgacaataataataattaataattaggcattgaaatcagaatttaaaacatattttaaacaaataaacaatccattcattcattttcttttcgtcttagtcgctttattaatctggggtcgccaaagcggattGAAACGCCAATTTATCGGCTGggtttttacgctgcggatgcccttccagccgcaacccatttctgggaaacatccacacacactcattcacactcagacactacggacaatttagccgacccaattcacctgcaccagatgtctttggacagtgggggaaaccagaggatccggaggaaacacacatgaacacagggagaacatgcaaagtccacacagaaacgccaacccagctgaggctcgaaccagcgaccttcttgctgtgaggtgacagcactacttactgaaccactgcgtcgccacaaataaataataacaattacaaatgttaacaaaaacatTCTATGtaaaaagaacaacaacaaaaaaaaaaaaagagtatcagATCAGTTGTCAGACACACACATGAAAATATACAATAGAAATTTATAGAAAATACTACActgtttttaaccatactaacAATACACATAAAAAGTTGGGGATATTGCCTTTTTTCGTGTgtggacaatatatatatatatatatatatatatatatatatatatatatatatatatattgcatcaccaaaaatgattgaggtcatggcCATGTGTTGTTCAATTATTCAATATagtgattattgtgacaggcctacccTCGCATTTTTTTCACTTCTACACGTTTTCAAAATGATCCGCATTTACACAAAACTGTGAAATTTGCTAATAGTGCATCACATGAGACTGACCGTTTGTTCCCCCCTCGCATCTGTGAACAGCTATCAAAAAAGAGATATTGAAGAAGAGGAAGTTAGTTTGAGAACAAGATACGAAGAAGcgcaaatttaaaaaagaatagtAATGATGTGCACAGATAAATCATCATAAGAGCTGCAATTTTCTAAAAATACCGATGTCATGagactttttgttgtttttaacctTCATTTTAGTTGTGTAATTGtgcatgaaaaaacaaacattattctGTAAAGAATTATCTCAATCACCTCAGGCTGGATATTAACTTTAAATGCCGAAAGTGGGTTCAAATtcgaattttattttattattagtccaATATGAAAGGATTGCATTGTCTGACTAATAAGGTCCAGGAAGAGGAAGCCATTCAGGATGGATGTATGTGCTTTATTTCAGCAGCCACTGGAGGGCTTGCTTTTCCCACTTTCAGATTTGTAAAAGGCCTGTTGTGTTGGTTACACTGAAGAATGTGAGATGCTTGTGGACAGTGGAGTCTCCAATGGTATCTGAATGCAGACTTGTATATGCAAGCTGAGAAACACAGTCTCTCACAGTCTCAATATCAGACACACTACACTCAATGGAGGTAGTGATGTCACTGTTAGGGGTAGAGTTGAGGTGGGGTTATTTGTGGCCATTAAAAGAATTGCACGCAGCTCAGCTTACAGCTGCACCTGGTCTGAATCCAGACCCCTCTAAGAGTTTCTGTTTATAAAATTaagtaacagatttttttttttaatcattttattttatgtttatttttgtccaAAATGTACACAAgcataataaacatatttaataactgAAGCAGGTAACAAATGGAGTTCGAGcaaataaagaaatttaaatCTGTaactaattaaatgtttattcacAAATTCATACTAGAACAGAAAAGTGTAATACAAATGATTTCACTCTCCTCTTACCTTCTTTTTACCGTTACTCTCCTGTCGCTCAAACACACTTAACATTATTGGCCTACAGAGAGCAGTGTGAAAGTCAAAGTCTGTttgtaaaaatatctaaaagcCCATCTGAAAAGCTTGAGTCTCATTTGGAGGTGGTGTTGGCATGTGATGGAGCCTGTGgctgctgttgttgctgctgttccGCCAGCGCCTGCTGTAAACGGGTGCGTTTTCTGGAGTAATGCTGCCAGTGCAGGATCTGCTGTTCATCTATGAACTTGGCACACTGTGCGTTCACCAGCTCCTTCCGGAAGTGCTCATACTGCAACAGCTCCAACATGTGCAGACAATGAGGATATCTAGCATACACAAAGATTTAAACTGCGTTAGTGAAATATTTAGATCAattcaaattacattaaaaaaaaaaaagctataataaattattagcacttttgtgaaatttgtattatttttaaagatttttcccaagtgatgtttaataaaacaaggacatttttcatattgattccttttacaagttttatttcttttagtttggctggaatgtcaatattattatacCATTAAGAAATTGTTTTTCACTtatctacaaaacaaaacaaaaaatgtctcTAATTAGTTAACTATTATTGTAGTTAAGCTTTCGAATTTcagtttaagctgaataatagtatcttgcaaaataatattgcaaaatattatgcactgcTATCATGGCAAGAACAAagaaatgactttttaaatgtgtacatgcatacatatgcCGTGTGCAATTTGCATGTTTATGTTATTTTCTTACtgtctatttttttattcatccGTTCATGGTTATGTTATTTCTTACTATTAAACGTATAAAATTAATGAGAGAGATTTACAATCCCTTCCTCAATTTTGGTATTCTGTTATGATCGGTGTCTCTATTTAATGAGAAGAAAACACAGACAGGGTCAGACACGTCAGGTATAAAGTAGCAGTGTTTATTTAGAAGTGTTCATTTTATTCTAAATTCAAGTGAGTTTAGGATTGTCTTTTGTGAATGTATTGTTCTGTTCTAGTGATGAGCTGTAGCTCAACCTTGGAGGCAAAAGAAATTGTTCTATCTGTGCTTACAAGGGTTGTTGATGGTAACAAGAAGTGTGTGACCATGCCAAAGCCAAAAAGTTTCCAGGAGACCTCAACAGTGGCCCAGAGAAAAAGAGAGTACGTCCTTCCAGAAGTTATGACTATGAGCCTTGCCAAAGTTACATATTTATAAACCACATGTTGCTTCAAAGATAATATGTTTGAAGTCAGCAGGAAACAGTGTGCTATGCTTCATCTGTAAACCTATCAGAGCTTGTAGAAATGACGGTAAATGCTTATCTCTTATTGAAAGAATGAATGTTTCTGTTAAACATGGCTGTTCACTTTCAGAAGTTGTAGTGATGTTCTCTTTTCCCTGAAATCATATGAAATATTTCATtgatttgatatttttaataaaatattgcattGAATTATTTAGAATGCTTAAATCTTTTCTGTTCAGTATCACACAGCACTAATGGTAAGCGACCTACAATTTGGCACCATATTGTCTGTTTTTGCTTTATattgacaaataaaataatataactttaTAGTTTAGGTTATGTAAACTGCAGatttatggaacaaaatcaaagtattgttaaaaaaaacaaaaacaaaaaaaaaacgtattgaatagcacaaactgaaacaaataatatattaaattaacaactgcttgcattttaatgacttggattgccagagtttgtaattttaggtcttgaaatttaacacagctgtttatttaagctgtaaatatttcaattaaaaattttTCAAACACGTTTTTATACTTGAAAATTCTTATacttattttatacttaaaaataataattcttaatttccggatttcatgtataatattcaaaagacaattttcaactcactttatttcagttcaaaagtTCTCTTCCATTAATTTAGTGGATCAAATTCGGCTGTTAAAATTTAACAAGGacaatattaaatgctacttttgtgctgTTATTAGCTTTTTCCCTTAAAAAGGgagtttttaaacctttatttaatggtttaaaaatcttaaattggtCCACCTGCTAGTGAAAAAGCAGCTGGAGATTgccaatctgcaatctattgctgttcctgcagttcccggaagTAATGTCGAATTTTAAGAGCCAAATTTAAACCACTGAATTTTTGGAAGCAAAATTTTAAACTGAAAAGTAAACAAACTGAAAGTTAAATTTTGAACATTATGCTTCATATTTTTCACcagtattatatatttaaaaattgaacttttaatatatatatgaaatctggaaattgaatatgaattgttGAAATTTTAagtataaaaacatgtttaaaatatttttagttgaaatattcacagcttaaataaacagccgTGTTAAAATTCAGGCCCTAAAAATACAAACTCTtgcaattcaagtcattaaaatgcaagcagtTGCTTATtcaatgcattattttttttcagttaatgcTAATCAACaaactttttatttcaatacttttgcCATTAATTTTGTTCCATACAGATTAGGCACACATACTAAACTTGTAattcaatttacatttttaaatacaactaTATACAGCTAAATTATTAGACCACCTGTAAAATTCTTaattccttttcaaatattttcccaaGTCATGTTtagcaaaacaaatatttatatttctattCTAAACTATTACGTTTTAACTTATATAGAATGTCTCATTTCTTTATTCTGGTGGCATTAAAAGAATAAATTTCTTAAAACGTTACGGTCGATATTTTTCACCCCCTTAAGAACTTCTTATATTCgactgtctacaaaacaaacaactgcTGTCAAATGACCAGCCTAATTGAGCTAGTCAATTTTTTAAACaggactttaagctgaataatagtattttacaaaataactagtaaactaataaataattaataatactaactaataaataactaataataaataactaataaatattatGCACTAGAACTACACGATATTGAACAAATTTTatatccttctttctttctttctttcatgctTTTATTAGAAGCACTCATCATCCAAAGAAGAAATGTTTGACAAATTAACAATCTATTTCAACAAGAACAACATGTTACTTACTTTAGAAATTTAGCATATTCTGGTTCCTTCCAATAAAGCAGATACTTTAAATAATTGACGAAAGGCTTCTCTCTCAGGTAACCTCTCTGAGCCAGAACTGCAGGATGGGGGGAAAAAATTAAGATTAATAATCATTATCCATCTTCATATTTCGACCACAGTAACAAAATTACCTTGAATTTACAGAATGTAACAACCAATGAGTGAATTTGACCAATGACTAAAGTAATGACTGAATTTAGCGAACAGTAAAAAAGAAACAAGAGTTAACGTTGTTCTTACAGTTCAGGTAGTTTGGGTTTGCCAGACATTGAACAAACTCCAGCTCCAGCTGAAAGCGCTGTCTCGCCTGCTCGTCTGTCAAAGCACAAATAGAAGCGTAAGCAATGTTTGTGTTTGaaaagaaataatacaaataatcatTAGTAAATGTATTCATGAACTACCAACGAACAATACTTGTATTAGTGCATAATTAAAATGCAAGTTCATGCTTGACATTAGTTGATGCACCGTAAGTTGAGATTACTTTATTTCATTAATACTTTTAACAAAGACGaacaaacactgtaataaatataacgattcttgtttgttcatgttagcaaacATTGGCTAACGACGATACTACCTTAATGTTAAGTGTTACAGAAATTGCTTGAACAACATATATCTGCGCCAGTACAGAAAATAACACATAGTGTAGTACCTCTAAAACGTTGTATAACTTAATATGATCAAAACGAAACTAAAATACGTTACCAAACAATTGTATTTACGTTAACTGTCACATTGCTAGGAATCTCGTGGGCAAAGATGTGCTAAATAACAATTCAATCTAATTTTAACAAACCTGTTTCCATAACACCAGCCATTACGGACAACGAGAATTCAGACGACGCTGAAATATCTGGAAAATGATTAgtataaaaagattttttagaGCGCGATTACCAAAAACAACACATTACTCATTGTTTATGCGGACATAGACCGCTGACGCCATTTTTGCCATAAAACCAGTGCTGCTGTCGTAAAAGTGTTTCACGACATTtgcaccttttttttaaataataaagaatgAAAACTTACAACCACAATCAGGAGATCAATATAAGAGAGATACAAAATAGGAACAATACAAACTACATTTGTAAGGGGTAAGTAAATTACACTtgtataaaattgtataaaaataaattaattaagagCTATTTAACTCAAATCAGAGTCAACAGTTCTTCATGTAGAGCCAAGTATCtgacacattttttgttgttgttacacGTACGCAAAGATTTGAGCAGGAGTCAACTTTAATGAGAAAATGTCGAAAAGTAGGGACTGAAACAATGcatatttgtataaaatatttcCAAACAAGATAAAAAGTTGAAAACAAATTCTTCAGATTTATTCTGAGTAAtaacaaacactttattttaaactaaaatattgtGCAAAGGTAGGAGGAGTGTTTAATAACGATAAAGGTCAAACCAAAATTTCTGAACAAATTCACACAtacaaaataattgtattaaagtTTCATCATCCTCACCACAAAATGTACAACTACTCGGAATATCAAAATGTTTAGAAACAAATAAGTAAGCCGAATAAAGTTCaggcaatattttaaaaaagtatttatgaGGCATTTGCACCTTTTTTTTTCGTAGTAATATTTGTAGCCtacaaaatacattttgtgacttggaatataagaaaaaaaaatctattttccatGATAATTTGGTTAAAAAGGTGTTCTATTGGTCTCACAGCTTAAAAGATGAAGGATATTTACTGACTTATAGGCTACTGAATTTTTTTGAGAAGTTTAGTTCCTGTGCCTCCACAAGGCCTGGCGGGGCTTTTGCAGAGTTACAGTGAACCAAATAAACTAACAGTTAAAAATGAGATTTAATTACATGGTGTTGATTTCAAAGAtagaaaatgtaataataaattttGTAGACGCTTGATTTATTATCTTGCCACTTTTAGACACAAATACTTTTGGAATAATCTGAGAATATCTATTGGAACTTGATCTGGACTTATAACAACAAGTATTGTGTCACTAATAAAGtgaaattatacataaaatatatccaaCCAACCAATTTCTCAAAAGATGATCAAAAGTTGATCTTTCtgaatttgtgtttatttgcggAGTGGATGTTGAGACTCTTatgcatttgtttgttgattgtatatatgttaaatatttcTGGCTTTATGTTGAATGTCTATTTAATATACTAAGTGGTCACagaattaatttaaagaaaaagaGATGTCAGATGCGTAGATCAAAAAGATATAGATAAGAATCCCCTGTTAATGTTAAATCTTTTGATATTATTAAGTTTCATATACACAAGTGTTATTGTTCAAAGAGAAAGCCTAACATTTTTCATTTCaaagctgatttaaaaaaaatatttttataatcttAAAGGATTTTCAAGTCATAAAGCAACTGTGGATCTACTCCAAAAACAAAACTCCTCTTTTTTTATGGTAATTGTAAACCCGCTCTTGTTCTTTATTTGCTTTTTctctccttctttctttctttttattttgctaaCAGATTTTATGCTAAAATGTGAATATCCTATTATAAAATGTGTCATGCATTTGATTGAAAATGTTCAGTAAATACAATTCAAAAAATGTGACTTGGAAGAAATCATTGTTCATCTTTTTTTGTGAATGTATCTGCTTGTATTGTTTAAATACTTTTGACATAAATTACTTGTATTACAGCTTTAAGTTTTGCAATCGGTGCATTGTTAATCTGTTTGTTATAatgggtacttttttttttaattgatcataAGTCATATATTTTGTCTTAAATgggcataaaaaacaaaaagtcttTTAAAAGTCCAAAATGGCCTTCAGTGTATAACCTTAGAGTATAATTTTCCCTCTGGTctcttaattaaataaaataaaataaaataaagttaaattaaattaaattaaatttggtttagtttagcttagtttaatttaatttattttaatttaaatttattttattattttattttattcatcttcatttcggcgtagtccctttattaatcaggggtcgcacaGCTTAAATGAACCATTAACATATCCAGCACGTTTAATGCTGCAGATGCTCTTTTAGCCACAACCCAAcgctgagaaacacccatacactgtcttTCACACAACACTCCAAATAtaactcattggatgaactcaGTTTAATTTCGGGCAGGTTTTCcatccaataaatttgtttagcactaactaaaaaagaaaaaaactatttcctcaataaatgcaattgagttggtccaacatgattttatatatataaaaaagtatacatatatatatatatatatatatatatatatatatttttttttttaacttaaactcaaaggtctgataTTATCATGTATGTGTATTATGTTTTTTATACATTTCAAAGTCTCTTAGTTCCATTTAAAGTTATCCTAAACGAACCAAAAGAGACATATTTAAGCATACTTCATGAGTTATATATACTGatgattgagactgatctcagaactaattatttttaattattaatttaggaCAGTTCAcagagcaaagcaacaaactgctttttttcaaagcattacatgaaactcttctaaatcttcaaactaaagtgaaaATTAATCTCTAAAAAGTCATACTATTAACTTTAAAAACCTAAGATtaattttattgtcaacatttccctctcttaatACAATCCCATGCAAAGCATGCTGGGGactacaaatcccctaaccaggTAGTAAATCCAACACTATTCCTTCATTTTGTCCCAACATAAAACACTTAAGCCTACTAATAGTTTAAGTGGACTAAACATAAAGCAAATAATTTGGCCAAAGAAATTaaaagaattatgttgtttcagctcattttaaaccggtagtttgaacaagcagcagtaatttattttgaagtgtacactatggccattttagctattcaattcacctatagcgcatgttttcggactttgggggaaaccggagcacccatgcgaacacggggagaacatccaaactgcacacagaaatgccaactgacccagccggggttcaAACCATGAACCTTCTccctgtgaggcgatcgtgctacccactgcgccatcgtgacaCACCTTTATTAAGTTTatatgttttaatttagttttttctttctctctcctttAAAATCTATTATGCTGATTGTAGCAACATCTTCgtttttttctaattttctaAGTTCTAATCTGTGGTAAACTGTTTTTACAaccaataataatgaaaaattcaAGTCGTTCAATGGATGTGTAGCCTATATATGCCATAGACATTTTAATAGACAGTTTAATAGTTGAtagataatttattttattataatacctATGGCCCATGCCATGATGTATGCTTTATGACTTCATAtcgtatatatttttaaattgttgggAGATTGTTGCAAATTTTCATCGTCATTTCTCCCTACAAGCTTTTAGTTTaatcccattcattcattcattcattcattttctttttggcgtaggccctttattaatctggggttggcacagcagaataaaccaccaacatatcactgggaaacatccatattccttacacactcattcacacatagactacggccaatttagcttattcagttcacctgtaccgcatgtctttagactggtgggggaaaccagagcaaccggacAAAACCCACAcgtacacggggagaacatgcaaactccacaaagaaatgccaactgacccagccgaggtttgaaccagcaaccttcttcctgtgaggcgatcgtgctaaccactgagccaccgtattgccataataaattaattattatcataataataaattcaattaCAGTGCACGTCCATCATAAGTGTCACTTAAGGGAAATAAccacaacaaaacacaaatttAAACCATTAGTGATATGCTACAGACCAAGAAACTGagtaaaccaaataaaaatttattagtaaatatgaacaaaatacataattttaataaatgtacattaaaaatagagtttgaattaattttgaaatgtacaTGATTACTCTGTCAAAGCAGCTCTGCATATCTGAGGTATGTAtaaatttattcatatatatatatatatactctaaaTATACTTTTGTGCTTAAAAATCTAGATGATATTTACACAATTTCAGCCTTTCAGCTTTTTCTGCATGTGCTCTTGTGTAGCTGTGtttaaagcagctttaaattACGCATATGAACATGAAGTGATTTGAACCGTCAAAGTACAGTATTGATCTCCAGTGAAACCGGCCACTGGCTCTGAGTCTGGACACAAGGGGACAATATGACTGATGTTGAGTTTCTGCGTCCAAATGCTCTTTCACAAGCCAAAAGCGAACAACCAATGGTCCAAATATATGCTCAGTGCTCACAGTATGCTGTAATGCTAcagaaaaatcatgatttgtaAAATCTATTTTTGTCTTTTATGAATCATTCAAATATTGGTGTTACAATGTCCACAGACTGTAGTGAACACCACGGTTTTGTAAAAGATAGACATGAATGTGTGAAATGACTAAACAGTGGTCATAATCGGTTTTCTCTGTTCACATGAGAACTGGAAACAATCTGAAGTTCACAAGTGGTGAGTGGGGCAGTCCGGCTCTCTGTGTCTCTTAGACATCAGTAGTGTTTGCCCAGCTGGGGAACGTGTCTAAACTGAAGATGGCTCTGCCCCAGCTGTTAATGGCTAAGGTGATGGAGAGGATGCCGATGATGTTCATGACGATCCCAGTCTTGGCCTGTTGATGAAAATCAATAATTGGataaattaattttcaaaagtaataaagtgcttactgtatatattaaaggAGTGGTCCAAtgcgatattatattttaaactttagatgatgtgtaatgtagctgtgtgaacataaacattaTCTCTGAATGCAAGACGctgaaagttcaatgcaaagggagactttGGGATTTAGCtaagagttagcttagcaaagcctacagcgaacaaatttGGGGACTACACAAACATACTTTCAGGGTAATGAGATCATAAACACTTCAGGTTACGTGCATTCACCATGTTCATGCACTCTGCACAGCAAAGGGGCATAGCCAGATGGGGTTTAATGTTAAAGCAGAGAAAGTTAAAGTGGCATCCAAACGCtcctatttccacag
The genomic region above belongs to Danio rerio strain Tuebingen ecotype United States chromosome 21, GRCz12tu, whole genome shotgun sequence and contains:
- the med31 gene encoding mediator of RNA polymerase II transcription subunit 31; this translates as MAGVMETDEQARQRFQLELEFVQCLANPNYLNFLAQRGYLREKPFVNYLKYLLYWKEPEYAKFLKYPHCLHMLELLQYEHFRKELVNAQCAKFIDEQQILHWQHYSRKRTRLQQALAEQQQQQQPQAPSHANTTSK